One genomic window of Vespula pensylvanica isolate Volc-1 chromosome 12, ASM1446617v1, whole genome shotgun sequence includes the following:
- the LOC122633469 gene encoding galactosylgalactosylxylosylprotein 3-beta-glucuronosyltransferase I produces the protein MKRVMLFGYLTYSCGKGFLVLFVISLIAVQHFTYYQELHKWQEMRKELESLIAVQRETQDILQYQMMLLRQKTFDLNKTATANDKTTIYAVTPTFARAVQKAELTRLSQTFRLVPNFHWIVVEDSFERTRLVSKFLEESCLIYTHLAAATPPNYKLGKNDPNWKKPRGVEQRNAALRWLRKNLKSDDNGVVFFADDDNTYSLKLFQEMRKIRKVGVWPVGLVGGLMVEKPICDNATNKVIGFNAAWKPDRPFPIDMAGFAINLRLLLENSHAVFSYDVQSGYQESEILRQIVTRDELEPLADSCTKIYVWHTRTEPPRLNVEQLLIKKGKRSDTGIEV, from the exons ATGAAACGCGTTATGCTTTTCGGATACTTGACGTACTCCTGTGGGAAGggttttctcgttctcttcgtgATTAGTCTTATCGCAGTACAACACTTTACTT ATTATCAGGAGCTGCACAAGTGGCAAGAGATGAGGAAAGAATTGGAATCCTTGATAGCCGTTCAACGCGAGACGCAAGATATACTGCAATATCAAATGATGTTGCTGAGACAAAAGACGTTCGATTTGAACAAGACTGCGACGGCGAACGATAAAACGACTATATACGCTGTAACACCGACGTTCGCCAGGGCCGTACAAAAGGCCGAACTGACGCGGCTCTCTCAAACTTTTCGACTGGTACCAAACTTCCATTGGATCGTCGTCGAGGATTCGTTCGAGAGGACCAGACTCGTCTCGAAATTTCTCGAGGAAAGTTGCTTGATTTACACCCACCTAGCGGCGGCTACTCCCCCTAATTATAAGCTCGGAAAAAACGATCCCAATTGGAAGAAGCCGCGGGGGGTCGAGCAAAGAAACGCCGCTTTGCGCTGGCTCAGGAAGAATCTAAAGTCCGACGATAACGGTGTAGTATTCTTcgccgacgacgacaataCTTATTCCCTGAAATTGTTCCAAGAG ATGAGGAAGATTCGAAAGGTCGGTGTTTGGCCGGTTGGCCTAGTCGGTGGACTGATGGTGGAGAAACCTATCTGTGATAATGCTACCAATAAAGTAATTGGCTTTAATGCCGCTTGGAAACCCGACAGACCGTTCCCCATTGACATGGCAGGTTTCGCCATTAATCTGAGGCTCCTCTTGGAGAATAGCCATGCTGTATTTTCTTACGACGTACAGAGCGGATACCAGGAGAGCGAGATCCTTCGACAAATCGTCACCAGAGACGAGTTGGAGCCCTTGGCGGATTCTTGCACGAAA ATATACGTTTGGCATACGCGAACGGAACCGCCACGGCTGAACGTCGAGCAGCTATTGATAAAGAAGGGAAAACGTTCGGATACAGGAATAGAggtctaa